In the genome of Leishmania braziliensis MHOM/BR/75/M2904 contig, possible fusion of chromosomes 20 and 34, one region contains:
- a CDS encoding PGKC, phosphoglycerate kinase C: MTLVQKKSIDDATLKGKKVLIRVDFNVPVKNGKITNDFRIRAALPTIQKVLKEDGSCILMSHLGRPKGAKMSDPKPAKGVRGYEEAATLRPVAERVAELLGRKVEFAPDCLDAALYVSKLKGGDVLLLENVRFYTEEGSKKEEERDAMAKVLASYADVYISDAFGTAHRDSATMTGIPKVLGAGYAGYLMEKEINYFARVLNNPPRPLVAIVGGAKVSDKIQLLDNMLDRINFLVIGGAMAYTFQKAQGYKIGISMCEEDKLDLAKSLLKKAQERGVQVLFPVDHVCHKEFKAVESPLVTEGVDIPDGYMALDIGPKTIRMYEDVIGRCNSAIWNGPMGVFEMACYSKGTFAVAKAMGAGTQKNGLMSIIGGGDSASAAEMSGEAKNMSHVSTGGGASLELLEGKTLPGVAVLTDKIVKERAASSKGSFGGSSSRRESAPRRSGCAFGGASIVVEIIKLLGALAIGIFIGRRMSTKLLQ; the protein is encoded by the coding sequence ATGACTCTTgtgcagaagaagagcatcGATGATGCTACCCTCAAGGGAAAGAAGGTGCTCATCCGCGTGGACTTCAACGTTCCCGTGAAGAACGGGAAGATCACGAACGACTTCCGCATCCGCGCCGCCCTTCCGACGATCCAGAAAGTGCTGAAGGAGGATGGCTCCTGCATCCTGATGAGCCACCTTGGCCGCCCGAAGGGTGCTAAGATGAGTGACCCAAAGCCAGCGAAGGGTGTGCGCGGGTacgaggaggccgccaccCTGCGCCCGGTCGCTGAGCGCGTCGCAGAGCTCCTGGGGCGGAAGGTGGAGTTTGCACCCGACTGCCTGGATGCTGCGCTGTATGTGTCAAAGCTAAAGGGTggcgacgtgctgctgctcgagaaTGTGCGCTTCTACACAGAAGAGGGCAGtaagaaggaggaggagcgcgacgCGATGGCGAAGGTACTGGCATCATACGCGGACGTGTACATCAGTGATGCCTTTGGTACTGCGCACCGCGACAGTGCGACGATGACAGGGATCCCCAAGGTGCTTGGTGCGGGCTACGCCGGGTACCTGATGGAAAAGGAGATCAACTATTTTGCGCGAGTGCTGAACAACCCGCCGAGGCCGCTGGTTGCGATTGTTGGTGGCGCGAAGGTTAGCGACAAGATCCAACTGCTTGACAACATGCTGGACCGCATCAACTTCCTTGTGATTGGTGGCGCGATGGCGTACACGTTCCAGAAGGCGCAGGGATACAAGATCGGAATCTCGATGTGCGAGGAGGATAAGCTGGACCTTGCCAAGTCGCTGTTGAAGAAAGCGCAGGAGCGCGGCGTGCAGGTGCTTTTTCCGGTTGACCACGTGTGCCACAAGGAGTTCAAGGCTGTGGAGTCACCGCTGGTGACGGAGGGCGTGGACATTCCGGATGGCTACATGGCGCTCGACATTGGTCCGAAGACGATCCGCATGTACGAGGATGTGATTGGCCGCTGCAATAGCGCGATCTGGAATGGTCCGATGGGCGTGTTCGAGATGGCATGCTACTCGAAGGGTACGTTCGCTGTTGCGAAGGCGATGGGAGCTGGCACGCAGAAGAATGGGCTGATGAGCATcatcggcggtggcgacagcgCGAGCGCTGCAGAAATGAGCGGCGAGGCAAAGAATATGTCGCATGTATCCACCGGaggcggtgcgtcgctggagctgctggagggcAAGACGCTGCCTGGCGTTGCCGTTCTCACGGATAAGATTGTGAAGGAACGGGCAGCTTCGAGCAAGGGCTCTTTTGGGGGTTCTAGTTCGCGTAGGGAGTCTGCTCCGCGCCGTTCCGGGTGTGCCTTCGGAGGTGCCTCAATCGTAGTGGAGATCATTAAGCTCCTCGGTGCACTGGCGATTGGAATCTTTATTGGTCGCCGCATGAGCACCAAACTGCTCCAGTAG